Proteins from one Nicotiana tabacum cultivar K326 chromosome 23, ASM71507v2, whole genome shotgun sequence genomic window:
- the LOC107769471 gene encoding BIIDXI-like protein At5g11420, translating into MKNSRMKVLLLLLVLLCAIFNISLALTDGLLKNGNFEMPLAKADLNGTVVLKHNAIPEWSISGFVEYIKAGQKQGDMLLVVPEGYAAVRLGNEASIKQVLNVTKGMYYSLTFSAARTCAQEERINVSVTPDFGVLPIQTLYSSSGWDSYAWAFQAEFSQVEVLLHNPGVEEDPACGPLIDSVAIRTLYPPRATNKNLLKNGDFEEGPYIFPNTSWGVLVPPNIEDDHSPLPAWMVESLKAVKYLDSDHFSVPQGKRAIELVAGKESAIAQVARTTIGKMYELSFKVGDASNSCEGSMIVEAFAGRDTLKVPYESKGKGGFKRAVLRFKANANRIRIMFLSTYYHTRSDDFVSLCGPVVDDVKLLSVRNPRRFL; encoded by the exons ATGAAGAACTCTAGAATGAAAGTGCTATTGCTGCTGCTTGTGCTACTGTGCGCTATTTTCAACATTTCCTTAGCCTTAACTGATG GATTGTTAAAGAATGGCAACTTTGAAATGCCGCTGGCGAAAGCAGACCTCAATGGCACGGTGGTTCTAAAGCACAATGCTATACCGGAATGGTCGATCTCTGGCTTCGTCGAGTACATAAAGGCGGGCCAAAAGCAAGGTGACATGCTGCTGGTCGTGCCGGAGGGCTACGCCGCGGTTCGTCTAGGAAACGAAGCATCCATAAAGCAAGTATTGAATGTTACAAAGGGAATGTATTATTCCTTAACATTCAGTGCTGCTAGAACTTGTGCTCAAGAGGAACGTATCAATGTATCGGTTACACCTGATTTTGGAGTGTTgcctatccaaacattgtatagTAGCAGTGGTTGGGACTCTTATGCTTGGGCATTTCAAGCTGAATTTAGCCAAGTTGAGGTTTTACTGCACAATCCTGGTGTTGAGGAAGATCCTGCTTGTGGTCCTCTCATCGATTCAGTCGCCATTCGCACTTTATATCCTCCTAGGGCAACTAATA AGAACTTGTtgaaaaatggagattttgaagagggtcCATACATATTCCCAAACACAAGCTGGGGAGTTCTTGTACCACCAAACATTGAAGATGACCATTCCCCTTTACCAGCATGGATGGTTGAGTCCCTAAAGGCAGTCAAATACTTAGATTCTGATCATTTCTCAGTGCCACAAGGCAAGAGAGCAATAGAGctagttgctggaaaagaaagtGCGATTGCCCAAGTTGCAAGAACCACTATTGGCAAAATGTATGAACTCAGTTTTAAAGTTGGAGATGCCAGCAACTCTTGTGAAGGTTCCATGATTGTTGAGGCCTTTGCTGGAAGGGACACTCTAAAAGTCCCTTATGAGTCTAAGGGGAAAGGTGGATTTAAGCGCGCTGTTCTCCGTTTCAAGGCCAATGCTAACCGCATTCGGATCATGTTCCTTAGCACATACTACCATACGAGGAGCGATGATTTTGTTTCCCTATGTGGTCCTGTTGTTGATGATGTGAAGCTCTTGAGTGTCAGGAACCCTCGTCGATTCCTCTGA